A window of Cryptomeria japonica chromosome 3, Sugi_1.0, whole genome shotgun sequence contains these coding sequences:
- the LOC131031028 gene encoding L-ascorbate oxidase homolog, translating into MGSLWRSIAHVYFIIAFISSSALAEDPYKFFTWNITYGTIWPLGVPQQGILINGQFPGPDIDSTTNDNIIINVFNNLNQKFLLSWSGIQQRRNSWQDGVFGTNCPIPPGKNFTYKFQVKDQIGTYFYFPSMYYHKAAGGFGGLKVVSRPLIPVPFPAPDGDVTLLIGDWYKRNHTILRRTLDLGKSLGAPDAVLINGRGPNGYALTVEQGKTYRLRISNVGLSSSLNFRIEGHKMKLVEVEGSHTVQNIYDSLDIHVGQSYSVLVTADQPPQDYYLVASTRFTSPILTGYGVFRYSNSQKAVSGSIPGGPTIQVDWSLNQARSIRWNLTASAARPNPQGSYHYGNITITRTLKLASSSAIINGKQRYAMNGVSFQRPDTPLKLADYYNIGGVFAVGGIPDSPDGRSAYLQTAVIDGDYRAFIEIVFQNYEDTIQSWHLDGYSFFVAGMDGGEWTQSSRASYNLFDAVSRCTTQVYPKSWTAVLLTLDNAGMWNLRSETWERQYLGQQTYLRVKSPVKSLRDEYDIPLNALLCDAARGRSRTPQP; encoded by the exons ATGGGTTCCTTGTGGCGTTCCATTGCACATGTGTATTTCATAATAGCATTCATCAGTTCCTCTGCTCTAGCAGAAGATCCATATAAATTCTTTAcctggaatattacatatggtaccATATGGCCTCTTGGTGTTCCTCAGCAG GGAATTCTGATCAATGGTCAGTTTCCTGGACCTGATATTGATAGTACGACAAATGACAACATTATtattaatgtatttaataatttgAACCAAAAATTCCTATTGTCATG GAGTGGGATACAGCAGAGAAGAAACTCCTGGCAAGATGGAGTTTTTGGAACCAATTGTCCCATTCCACCTGGGAAAAACTTCACATACAAGTTCCAGGTGAAGGATCAGATAGGAACCTATTTCTACTTCCCGTCAATGTACTACCATAAGGCAGCAGGAGGCTTCGGAGGCCTTAAAGTTGTTAGCAGGCCCCTGATCCCTGTGCCTTTCCCTGCTCCTGATGGTGATGTCACTCTGCTGATAGGCGACTGGTACAAGAGAAATCATACT ATCCTTCGGAGAACTCTCGACTTGGGGAAATCTCTGGGTGCTCCTGATGCTGTTCTCATCAATGGCCGAGGAccaaatggttatgcattgacagtgGAGCAAG GAAAAACCTATCGTCTTCGCATTTCAAATGTGGGATTGTCATCCTCTCTGAACTTCAGGATTGAGGGGCACAAAATGAAGCTTGTTGAAGTGGAGGGCTCTCACACTGTCCAAAATATCTATGATTCTCTTGATATACATGTTGGTCAGAGCTACTCTGTTCTGGTGACTGCGGATCAGCCACCTCAGGACTACTACCTCGTTGCATCTACTCGATTCACTAGTCCTATTCTCACGGGTTATGGAGTCTTCCGCTACAGCAATTCTCAGAAGGCTGTTTCTGGATCTATTCCGGGAGGTCCAACCATTCAGGTTGACTGGTCTCTTAACCAGGCAAGATCCATCAG ATGGAACCTGACAGCCAGTGCAGCTCGTCCTAATCCCCAAGGATCATACCATTATGGGAACATTACCATTACTCGAACCCTGAAGCTCGCAAGTTCTTCAGCCATAATCAATGGGAAACAGCGTTATGCAATGAATGGTGTTTCTTTCCAGCGTCCCGACACACCATTGAAGCTTGCAGATTACTATAATATTGGTGGAGTGTTCGCCGTGGGTGGTATTCCTGACAGTCCTGATGGTAGATCTGCTTATCTCCAGACTGCTGTGATCGATGGAGAttacagagctttcattgagattGTCTTccagaactatgaagacaccatacaGTCATGGCATTTGGATGGATATTCCTTTTTTGTAGCAGG AATGGATGGAGGAGAATGGACACAATCAAGCAGAGCGAGCTACAATCTGTTCGATGCAGTTTCTCGCTGCACAACACAG GTATATCCAAAGTCATGGACTGCTGTTCTTCTAACCTTAGATAACGCGGGAATGTGGAACCTAAGGTCAGAAACATGGGAAAGGCAGTACCTGGGCCAGCAAACGTACCTGAGAGTGAAATCTCCAGTAAAATCGCTGAGAGATGAATATGACATTCCTCTTAATGCTCTGCTCTGTGACGCAGCCAGGGGCCGTTCCCGTACTCCCCAACCATAA